In Flammeovirgaceae bacterium 311, one DNA window encodes the following:
- a CDS encoding RNP-1 like RNA-binding protein (COG0724 RNA-binding proteins (RRM domain)) produces MNIFVAKLNFKTKEENLRRLFEEYGEVSSVKIVTDHETGKSKGFGFVEMPNDDEAQNAIEDLNETEFESATIVVNKARPKTEGGGGGGRPRSNDGGGWGGNKRRY; encoded by the coding sequence ATGAACATTTTCGTAGCAAAATTGAATTTCAAGACGAAAGAGGAAAACCTCCGCCGCCTGTTTGAGGAGTATGGTGAAGTTAGCTCAGTGAAAATCGTTACCGACCATGAGACTGGAAAGTCTAAAGGTTTTGGTTTTGTAGAAATGCCAAACGATGACGAAGCACAGAACGCCATCGAAGATCTTAACGAGACTGAGTTTGAAAGCGCCACAATCGTGGTTAACAAAGCCCGTCCAAAAACTGAAGGTGGAGGAGGCGGTGGCCGTCCACGTAGCAACGATGGCGGCGGCTGGGGTGGTAACAAGCGTCGTTATTAA
- a CDS encoding chorismate mutase (COG1605 Chorismate mutase) yields the protein MSQSLEDLRRQIDSIDDQLLDLLNRRMEIVKEVGKLKKNENTVIYRPEREMQIIERLHQKTAGLLNRQALEAIFLEIFAASRNLELPEKVAYLGPEGSFTHAAAESRFGAMSEYLAMPAIATVFEAVQTGKARFGVVPIENNQEGVVAETMDSLESFNLKIVAEVAQPIHFCLATVADSITSIRKIYSKDIAFRQCQNFMSKYLRDQEVHMIPVNSTSEAARMALKEGPETAALCSSVAAKIYKLPVLFDNVEDADYNMTRFLILAKDFINQKGKQDKTTILAKLPDKPGGLVSFLQDFHQRNINLTKIESRPVRGERSFATWFYIEFDGHRDDDAVQEILNKYDDRLIWLGSYVKAL from the coding sequence ATGAGCCAGTCGCTGGAAGATCTTAGGCGGCAGATAGACAGCATTGATGATCAGTTGCTGGACCTGCTGAACCGCCGCATGGAAATTGTAAAAGAAGTTGGCAAACTTAAAAAGAACGAGAATACAGTTATTTATCGTCCTGAACGGGAAATGCAGATTATTGAACGGCTGCATCAGAAAACTGCCGGACTGCTGAACCGACAGGCGCTGGAAGCTATATTTTTGGAGATTTTTGCCGCCAGCCGCAACCTGGAGCTGCCCGAGAAGGTAGCTTACCTGGGGCCTGAAGGTTCCTTTACACATGCGGCTGCAGAGAGCAGGTTTGGCGCCATGAGCGAATACCTGGCTATGCCTGCCATTGCTACCGTATTTGAGGCTGTACAAACCGGCAAAGCACGTTTTGGCGTGGTGCCTATAGAAAACAACCAGGAGGGCGTGGTGGCCGAAACCATGGATAGCCTGGAAAGCTTTAACCTGAAGATTGTGGCTGAAGTAGCACAGCCTATCCATTTTTGCCTGGCAACAGTTGCCGACAGCATCACCAGCATCCGTAAGATCTACTCAAAGGACATTGCATTCCGGCAGTGCCAGAATTTTATGAGTAAGTATCTGCGCGACCAGGAGGTGCATATGATACCGGTTAATTCTACCTCTGAAGCAGCCCGGATGGCACTGAAGGAAGGGCCTGAAACAGCAGCGTTGTGTTCTTCTGTGGCCGCCAAGATATACAAACTGCCGGTGCTATTTGATAATGTGGAGGACGCAGATTATAATATGACCCGCTTTCTTATTCTGGCCAAGGATTTTATTAATCAGAAGGGAAAGCAGGACAAGACTACCATTCTGGCCAAACTACCCGATAAGCCGGGCGGCCTGGTAAGTTTTCTGCAGGATTTCCATCAGCGCAACATCAACCTCACTAAAATTGAGAGCAGGCCTGTACGTGGCGAAAGAAGCTTTGCAACCTGGTTCTACATAGAGTTCGACGGACACCGCGATGACGATGCGGTGCAGGAGATCCTGAATAAGTACGACGACAGGCTAATATGGCTGGGCAGCTATGTGAAGGCACTGTAA
- a CDS encoding chromosomal replication initiator protein dnaa (COG0593 ATPase involved in DNA replication initiation), with product MSLDNHILTIQVPSQFFYEWLEENYVHLLKQAIMQQLGPQGRLQYSVIVDRGNEQFQPKTVSLPAMKQASRQPVTSHGNSYEPDYKSPFSLRAIDEVQQKSHLNPNYSFTTYIEGDCNRLARSAGMAVAERPGATSFNPLMIYGGVGLGKTHLVQAIGNEIKHGLNGKFVLYVTSENFTNQFIEALKGNNVQSFSNFYLQVDVLIIDDVQFLSGKEKTQEIFFHIFNHLHQSGKQIIMTSDCPPRELKGLQERLLSRFKWGLTADLQAPDLETRMAIIQRKMEADGIYIPNDVVEYLANSVDTNMRELEGVLVSLLAHASLNRRNIDLELAKATLQNIVQEIDTEVNIDYIQKTVSAFFSITPEQMKGKSRKREFVVARQVAMYFAKEYTTHSLKSIGAHFGGRDHSTVIHAVQAVNDLMETDSKFKGSIQELTKKLKSRVAA from the coding sequence ATGAGCCTGGATAACCATATACTTACCATTCAGGTACCCAGCCAGTTCTTTTATGAGTGGCTGGAAGAAAATTACGTTCACCTGCTAAAGCAGGCCATTATGCAGCAGCTGGGTCCGCAGGGTCGCCTGCAGTATTCGGTTATTGTAGATCGTGGCAATGAGCAGTTTCAGCCTAAAACGGTAAGCCTGCCCGCCATGAAGCAGGCCTCACGCCAGCCTGTTACCTCTCACGGCAACAGCTACGAGCCTGATTATAAAAGCCCCTTCTCTTTAAGAGCCATAGACGAGGTGCAGCAGAAATCGCACCTGAACCCAAATTATTCCTTTACCACCTACATAGAAGGAGACTGCAACCGCCTGGCACGCTCTGCGGGAATGGCAGTAGCTGAGCGCCCCGGCGCTACTTCCTTTAACCCACTCATGATTTATGGGGGCGTAGGCCTGGGCAAAACACACCTGGTGCAGGCCATTGGTAACGAAATCAAGCACGGCCTGAATGGTAAATTTGTACTCTATGTTACTTCGGAGAACTTTACCAACCAGTTTATAGAAGCTTTAAAAGGCAACAACGTACAGAGCTTCAGTAATTTTTACCTGCAGGTTGATGTGCTCATTATTGATGATGTGCAGTTCCTGAGCGGCAAAGAAAAAACACAGGAAATTTTCTTCCACATTTTTAACCACCTGCACCAGAGCGGCAAACAGATCATCATGACTTCAGACTGTCCGCCAAGGGAGCTGAAGGGCTTGCAGGAGCGTTTGCTTTCCCGCTTTAAGTGGGGCCTCACCGCCGATTTACAGGCACCTGACCTGGAAACGCGCATGGCCATTATTCAGCGGAAAATGGAAGCTGATGGTATTTATATTCCTAACGATGTGGTGGAGTACCTGGCAAACAGCGTAGATACGAATATGCGTGAGCTGGAGGGTGTACTGGTGTCTTTACTGGCACATGCCTCCCTTAACCGCCGTAACATTGACCTGGAGCTGGCCAAGGCCACCCTGCAGAATATTGTGCAGGAGATTGATACCGAAGTAAACATCGATTACATTCAGAAAACGGTTTCTGCATTTTTTAGCATCACGCCGGAACAGATGAAAGGCAAGAGCCGCAAACGCGAGTTTGTGGTGGCTCGACAGGTGGCGATGTATTTTGCTAAAGAATACACCACACACTCTCTGAAATCTATTGGCGCCCATTTTGGCGGCCGCGATCACAGCACGGTTATCCATGCCGTACAGGCGGTAAATGACCTGATGGAAACCGATAGTAAGTTCAAAGGCTCTATTCAGGAGCTTACCAAAAAATTAAAAAGTAGAGTAGCTGCCTAA
- a CDS encoding 5'-nucleotidase (COG0737 5'-nucleotidase/2',3'-cyclic phosphodiesterase and related esterases), with protein MQRREFIKNVALGTGALLTLGPTISEAAGAQKITILHTNDMHSRIEPFPDDGRSWAGLGGMARRATLIEQIRLQEEHVLLLDAGDIWQGTPYFNYYDGELEYKLMSRMRYDVATLGNHDFDNGLENIAKQLPHATFPFITANYDFSRTILKDQFAPYKIFEKGKVKIGIFGLGIKLAGLVADKRKGQTVYLDPVPVAREMVQELRAKGCHLIVCLSHLGLEYDVPQISDVRLAQQVEGIDLIVGGHTHTFLDEPVRVLNPAGKEVIINQAGWSGIRLGRLDYNFDAAGRTTDVSWNVIPVSTPTGQS; from the coding sequence ATGCAGCGAAGAGAATTTATTAAAAATGTAGCCCTTGGCACTGGTGCCCTCCTTACCCTGGGTCCTACCATAAGTGAGGCTGCCGGAGCACAAAAAATTACCATACTGCATACCAACGATATGCACAGCCGCATTGAACCATTTCCGGACGACGGACGCAGCTGGGCAGGCTTGGGCGGTATGGCCAGAAGGGCAACCCTGATAGAACAAATACGTCTTCAGGAGGAGCATGTGCTGCTGCTCGATGCCGGCGACATATGGCAGGGCACACCCTATTTTAATTATTATGACGGGGAGCTGGAGTATAAGCTCATGAGCCGGATGCGCTACGATGTAGCAACACTGGGTAATCATGATTTTGACAACGGCCTGGAGAATATAGCTAAACAGCTGCCGCATGCTACTTTTCCGTTCATCACTGCTAATTATGACTTTTCCCGCACTATTTTGAAAGATCAGTTTGCGCCTTATAAGATCTTTGAAAAAGGGAAAGTAAAGATTGGCATTTTTGGGCTGGGCATTAAACTGGCAGGGCTGGTGGCCGACAAACGCAAAGGGCAAACCGTTTACCTGGACCCGGTGCCTGTGGCTCGCGAAATGGTGCAGGAGCTGCGTGCAAAGGGCTGCCACCTGATCGTTTGCCTATCTCACCTGGGCCTGGAGTATGATGTGCCGCAAATATCAGATGTACGTCTGGCACAGCAGGTAGAAGGTATCGACCTGATTGTGGGCGGCCATACCCATACTTTTTTAGATGAACCAGTAAGGGTGTTAAACCCTGCCGGCAAAGAAGTGATTATTAACCAGGCAGGCTGGTCAGGTATCAGACTGGGCCGCTTAGACTACAACTTTGATGCCGCCGGCCGAACTACAGATGTTAGCTGGAATGTGATTCCCGTAAGTACACCAACCGGGCAGAGTTGA
- a CDS encoding 5'-nucleotidase (COG0737 5'-nucleotidase/2',3'-cyclic phosphodiesterase and related esterases) translates to MHEKIDSGFRVKLALFAFVYKAAPYFMTGSTSDRKLKKYLHLLNFCLTGILLVGCGSTRIAPQYADTTTTSISIDSLITADATVESFIQPYKVKLEADLDSIIGYAARELIKAEVESPLGNFVADIVQEATQEVSELPIDLGVVTIGGLRMPIPQGPIRVRDMYEVMPFENLLVVLKLSGEQTRQLFEFAAARKIVAISNSKMEVREGRPVSILINGEPLDESRSYLVATSDYLAGGGDNMAFFKETEVVSTTDVLLRTAIIDKVKSLQQRGQKVDARLEGRIEEAE, encoded by the coding sequence TTGCATGAAAAAATTGATAGTGGTTTTAGGGTAAAGTTAGCTTTATTTGCGTTTGTTTATAAAGCTGCTCCATATTTTATGACGGGATCTACATCTGATCGTAAACTGAAAAAATATTTGCATCTGCTGAATTTTTGCCTTACTGGCATACTACTGGTGGGCTGTGGCAGTACCAGAATAGCACCTCAGTATGCTGATACCACTACAACTTCAATCTCCATAGATTCCCTGATCACCGCAGATGCCACAGTAGAGTCTTTCATTCAGCCATACAAAGTAAAACTAGAGGCGGACCTGGACAGCATTATTGGCTATGCCGCACGTGAGCTGATAAAAGCAGAAGTAGAATCTCCCCTTGGCAACTTTGTAGCCGATATTGTTCAGGAAGCAACTCAGGAGGTAAGCGAACTGCCCATAGACCTGGGTGTGGTTACCATAGGTGGTCTGCGCATGCCCATTCCGCAGGGGCCCATCAGGGTGCGTGATATGTATGAGGTAATGCCATTCGAAAACCTGCTGGTGGTGCTAAAGCTTAGCGGTGAGCAAACCCGGCAGCTTTTTGAGTTTGCTGCTGCCAGAAAAATTGTAGCCATCTCCAACAGTAAAATGGAGGTTCGGGAGGGCAGGCCTGTCAGTATCCTGATCAATGGAGAGCCCCTGGACGAATCCAGATCTTACCTTGTGGCCACATCAGATTATTTAGCAGGTGGCGGCGATAATATGGCTTTTTTCAAAGAAACAGAGGTGGTGAGCACCACAGATGTTCTGCTGCGCACGGCTATTATCGATAAGGTGAAATCCTTGCAGCAGCGTGGACAAAAAGTTGATGCCCGGCTGGAAGGCCGTATTGAGGAAGCTGAATAA
- a CDS encoding methylmalonyl-CoA mutase, N-terminal domain/subunit (COG1884 Methylmalonyl-CoA mutase, N-terminal domain/subunit): protein MQFLFSDFSATDKEQWKKQVLQDLKGKSYDNLLWKLPEGFSLDPYYTAKDLAATAKGIAATTAPNIDLNPPAAEPGGEPRQWVNMQYLPVSNDAAAANALALEALNGGADGLLFDLRALKDLPDFHVLLKGILLEHCTVSFQVEEVGQKVLTAYLQYISHQGLNISQLQGFIAFDPLGYLSETGLIDNDRLREWAQAAETTLPYPALKGIMLDSGSYHNAGAHAVQEVAFLLSLTAEYMHRLTELGVSPEKAFSNLGYSVALGGRYFIEIAKLRTLRLLVAQMAQAYGLENFKTSDVYVHAYTGRWSKTRLDIYNNMLRNTTEAMSGILGGCNALTVMPHNALVQNADSTSLRMARNICSILREEAYFGKVHDPVAGAYYPEVLTQKMVSESWNLFLELEEEGDYTKLVEKGRLQERIKSVRKQRYEDIASRRQRIVGANAYANAAEELHLPKIAAGATANSLLLKHQGQADAFEAMRRRTQKFYQEQGRLPAALLLLFGDPAMGRARASFADELLRVAGFQILETRLQEGESFLNHQGGLSPEVIVLCAADENYNKQVVWLTDQLRQSYGGVLLVAGNPDQLSPDVKRAALDGFIHLKSNALQALTEIQDKTFFTNEA from the coding sequence ATGCAATTTCTCTTTTCAGATTTTAGTGCTACCGATAAGGAACAGTGGAAAAAGCAGGTGCTTCAGGACCTGAAAGGAAAATCATACGATAATCTTTTATGGAAACTACCCGAAGGATTTTCACTTGATCCCTACTATACCGCGAAAGACCTTGCCGCTACGGCAAAAGGTATTGCCGCTACTACTGCCCCGAATATAGACCTGAACCCACCGGCTGCTGAGCCTGGCGGAGAACCCCGGCAATGGGTAAACATGCAGTACCTGCCCGTAAGCAACGATGCTGCAGCTGCCAATGCCCTGGCGCTGGAGGCCCTGAACGGCGGTGCCGATGGCCTCCTGTTTGATTTGCGTGCTCTTAAAGATTTACCGGATTTTCATGTATTGCTGAAAGGAATTCTGCTGGAGCACTGCACCGTTTCTTTTCAGGTAGAGGAGGTGGGCCAGAAAGTACTCACCGCCTATTTGCAGTACATCAGTCATCAGGGCTTAAATATAAGCCAGCTGCAGGGCTTTATTGCTTTCGATCCGCTGGGTTATTTATCAGAAACAGGACTGATCGATAACGACCGGCTAAGGGAGTGGGCGCAGGCTGCCGAAACAACCTTGCCCTATCCTGCACTCAAGGGCATTATGCTGGATAGCGGAAGCTACCACAATGCCGGGGCGCATGCCGTGCAGGAGGTTGCTTTTTTGCTTAGCCTTACAGCAGAATACATGCACCGCCTTACCGAGCTGGGTGTTAGTCCTGAAAAAGCTTTCAGCAACCTTGGCTACTCCGTTGCCCTGGGAGGCAGGTACTTTATTGAAATAGCCAAGCTTAGGACTTTACGGCTGTTGGTGGCACAAATGGCACAGGCTTATGGGCTCGAAAATTTCAAGACCTCAGATGTTTATGTGCATGCCTATACAGGCCGCTGGTCTAAAACCCGCCTGGACATTTACAATAACATGCTGCGCAATACTACCGAGGCCATGAGTGGCATATTGGGCGGCTGCAATGCTTTAACCGTAATGCCCCATAATGCACTGGTGCAAAATGCCGACTCTACTTCACTGCGCATGGCCCGTAACATCTGTTCTATACTGCGCGAAGAAGCCTATTTCGGCAAAGTACATGATCCTGTGGCTGGTGCCTATTATCCCGAGGTGCTTACACAAAAAATGGTTTCTGAAAGCTGGAATCTGTTTTTAGAGCTTGAAGAAGAAGGCGATTATACCAAACTGGTAGAAAAGGGCAGGCTGCAGGAAAGGATTAAAAGCGTACGTAAACAGCGTTACGAAGATATTGCCAGCCGCCGACAGCGTATCGTGGGAGCCAATGCATATGCCAACGCAGCCGAAGAGCTTCATTTGCCTAAAATAGCAGCAGGTGCAACTGCCAACAGCCTGCTGTTGAAGCACCAGGGGCAGGCCGATGCTTTTGAAGCCATGCGCCGCCGCACACAAAAGTTTTACCAGGAGCAGGGCCGTTTACCAGCTGCCTTGTTGCTGCTGTTTGGCGATCCTGCCATGGGCAGAGCCCGTGCCAGTTTTGCAGATGAGCTGTTGCGGGTAGCGGGTTTTCAGATCCTGGAAACCCGGCTGCAGGAGGGTGAATCTTTTTTAAACCACCAGGGCGGGTTGTCGCCGGAAGTCATCGTGCTTTGTGCTGCCGACGAAAATTATAACAAACAGGTAGTATGGCTCACAGATCAGCTCCGGCAGTCTTATGGCGGCGTTTTGCTGGTGGCAGGAAATCCCGATCAGCTGTCTCCGGATGTTAAAAGAGCAGCCCTGGATGGATTTATCCACCTTAAATCAAATGCACTGCAGGCGCTTACTGAAATTCAAGACAAGACTTTTTTTACCAATGAAGCCTGA
- a CDS encoding methylmalonyl-CoA mutase (COG1884 Methylmalonyl-CoA mutase, N-terminal domain/subunit) → MKPDFTKHNIHKGFPQADTSVSAQAAAWTSAEGIEIPPYHAPEEVQQLEHLKFGAGIPPYLRGPYASMYVTRPWTIRQYAGFSTAEQSNAFYRRNLAAGQKGLSVAFDLATHRGYDSDHPRVEGDVGKAGVAIDSVLDMKILFDGIPLDQMSVSMTMNGAVIPIMAFFIVAAEEQGVKPEQLSGTIQNDILKEFMVRNTYIYPPGPSMRIIADIFRYTSEKMPRFNSISISGYHMQEAGATADLELAYTLADGLEYLRTGIAAGIPVDNFAPRLSFFWAVGMNHFMEIAKMRAGRLLWAKIVKKFEPKNLKSMALRTHCQTSGWSLTEQDPFNNVVRTCVEAMAAAFGGTQSLHTNALDEAIALPTDFSARIARNTQLYLQDETGITKAIDPWAGSHYVETLTHELCQKAWALIEEVERLGGMAKAIETGLPKMRIEEAAARKQARIDAGRDVIVGINKYRTEEKSDIELLEVDNAAVRESQLRRLQELRENRNEQEVQQALAALSRSAEDRTGNLLELAVTAARARATLGEISDAMEKSFGRHKAPVQSISGVYSSEAKEDKDFIAAIALANRFAELEGRRPRIMIAKMGQDGHDRGAKVIATSFADLGFDVDIGPLFQTPAEVARQAAENDVHLVGASSLAGGHKTLVPQLIEELRKLGREDIMVVAGGVIPPKDYDYLYRAGVADIFGPGTVIAQAAQKVLKRLMDEE, encoded by the coding sequence ATGAAGCCTGATTTTACCAAGCATAACATACATAAAGGATTTCCCCAGGCAGATACTTCAGTGTCAGCTCAGGCAGCTGCCTGGACCTCTGCCGAAGGAATAGAGATACCCCCTTACCATGCTCCTGAAGAAGTGCAGCAACTGGAACACCTGAAGTTTGGAGCAGGCATACCTCCTTACCTGCGGGGCCCTTATGCCAGCATGTACGTCACCCGGCCCTGGACCATCAGGCAATATGCCGGTTTTAGCACAGCCGAACAAAGCAATGCCTTTTACCGCCGTAACCTGGCTGCCGGCCAGAAGGGTCTAAGCGTGGCCTTCGATCTGGCCACCCACCGCGGCTACGACAGCGACCATCCCCGTGTGGAGGGAGACGTAGGCAAGGCAGGTGTAGCCATTGATTCGGTGTTGGACATGAAAATTCTGTTCGATGGCATTCCCCTGGACCAGATGTCGGTATCCATGACTATGAACGGCGCTGTGATACCCATTATGGCCTTTTTTATTGTGGCTGCCGAGGAGCAGGGCGTAAAACCAGAGCAGCTTAGCGGCACCATCCAGAACGATATCCTCAAGGAGTTCATGGTGCGGAACACCTACATCTATCCGCCCGGGCCCAGCATGCGCATCATTGCCGATATTTTTCGCTATACCTCGGAAAAAATGCCTCGCTTCAACTCCATTTCCATCAGTGGCTACCACATGCAGGAGGCGGGCGCCACTGCCGACCTGGAGCTGGCTTATACCCTTGCCGATGGCCTTGAGTACCTGCGTACCGGCATTGCAGCGGGAATTCCAGTAGATAATTTTGCGCCACGCCTAAGCTTTTTCTGGGCTGTTGGCATGAACCATTTCATGGAGATTGCCAAAATGCGTGCCGGTCGTCTGCTGTGGGCTAAAATTGTAAAGAAGTTTGAGCCCAAGAACCTGAAGAGCATGGCCCTGCGCACCCACTGCCAGACCAGCGGCTGGAGCCTAACCGAGCAGGATCCTTTCAATAATGTAGTGCGCACCTGTGTAGAGGCCATGGCTGCTGCCTTTGGTGGCACCCAAAGCCTGCACACCAACGCCCTCGACGAAGCCATTGCCCTGCCTACCGATTTCAGTGCCCGCATAGCGCGCAATACGCAGCTTTACCTGCAGGACGAAACCGGCATTACCAAAGCCATTGATCCCTGGGCGGGCAGCCACTATGTGGAAACGCTTACCCACGAGCTGTGCCAAAAGGCCTGGGCACTGATTGAGGAAGTGGAGCGGCTGGGGGGTATGGCCAAAGCCATAGAAACAGGCCTGCCTAAGATGCGCATTGAAGAAGCCGCCGCCCGTAAACAGGCCCGAATTGATGCTGGCCGCGATGTGATTGTAGGCATCAACAAGTACCGCACAGAAGAGAAATCGGATATAGAACTGCTGGAGGTAGACAATGCCGCTGTACGTGAATCGCAGCTGCGCCGCCTGCAGGAGCTGCGGGAAAACCGAAACGAGCAGGAGGTGCAGCAGGCCCTGGCAGCCCTTAGCCGCAGTGCAGAAGACAGGACCGGAAACCTGCTGGAACTGGCCGTAACAGCAGCAAGAGCAAGGGCCACTTTAGGAGAAATATCGGATGCTATGGAAAAATCATTTGGTCGCCACAAAGCCCCTGTGCAGTCTATCAGCGGGGTGTACAGCAGCGAGGCAAAAGAAGATAAAGACTTTATTGCCGCTATAGCACTCGCTAACCGTTTTGCAGAACTGGAAGGCCGCCGCCCCCGCATTATGATCGCTAAAATGGGCCAGGATGGCCACGACCGCGGTGCCAAGGTAATTGCCACTTCCTTTGCCGATCTGGGCTTTGATGTAGACATTGGCCCCCTCTTCCAGACACCGGCAGAGGTAGCGCGGCAGGCTGCAGAAAATGATGTACACCTGGTTGGCGCCAGCAGCCTTGCCGGAGGCCATAAAACCCTCGTGCCCCAGCTGATCGAAGAGCTTCGCAAGCTGGGCAGGGAGGATATTATGGTAGTGGCCGGCGGTGTAATTCCGCCCAAAGACTATGACTACCTCTATAGGGCTGGCGTAGCCGATATATTTGGCCCGGGTACCGTTATCGCACAGGCTGCCCAAAAGGTACTAAAGCGGTTAATGGACGAGGAATAG